In Gulosibacter molinativorax, a single window of DNA contains:
- a CDS encoding response regulator transcription factor, with amino-acid sequence MRVVIGEDSALFREGLAALLASAGHEVVGRAATGPVAVALTRAHLPDIVVLDIRMASDLEGVEAALEIRAWDPPTPVLLLSQHIETRRTVELVTGGAIGYLLKDRVLDVDEFLAALERVARGGSALDPEVVARLLGSARASTRLSALTPREIDVLALMAEGCSNAAIASRLSLSPRTVETHIGNVFAKFALPDSPEEHRRVRAILTYLEARES; translated from the coding sequence GTGCGCGTCGTAATCGGCGAAGACTCGGCGCTCTTCCGCGAGGGGCTCGCGGCGCTCCTTGCGAGCGCCGGGCACGAGGTCGTCGGCCGCGCGGCAACCGGCCCAGTAGCCGTCGCGCTCACGCGAGCGCACCTTCCCGACATCGTGGTGCTCGACATTCGGATGGCGTCCGACCTCGAGGGCGTCGAGGCCGCGCTCGAGATCCGCGCCTGGGATCCGCCGACTCCCGTGTTGTTGCTGTCGCAACACATCGAGACCCGGCGCACGGTCGAGTTGGTCACCGGCGGCGCGATCGGTTATCTCCTCAAGGATCGCGTGCTCGATGTCGACGAATTCCTCGCGGCCCTCGAGCGCGTCGCCCGCGGCGGCAGCGCCCTCGACCCGGAAGTCGTCGCGCGCCTGCTCGGCTCTGCCCGCGCATCCACCCGGCTTTCCGCCCTGACCCCGCGCGAGATCGACGTGCTCGCGCTCATGGCCGAGGGGTGCTCGAACGCGGCCATCGCATCCCGGCTCTCGCTGTCGCCACGCACGGTCGAAACGCACATTGGCAATGTCTTCGCGAAGTTTGCGCTGCCCGACTCCCCCGAGGAGCACCGGCGGGTGCGGGCGATCTTGACCTACCTCGAGGCGCGCGAAAGCTAG
- a CDS encoding HutD family protein encodes MTVLRSFANLTPQPWANGAGTTTEVVSFEDSASFSPAGTAPWRLSVASLEREGDFSPLPGAQRVFTPVGSSLELTVNGVAHEVADGSSLEFSGDDVVRLTRLDRPCHAVNLMARVDAGGHVPKIRFVGAPGQGADAGPDALAVLALGDQHGYEKFDLIDTSGRQDSRMDLSSAGFGVVTLA; translated from the coding sequence GTGACCGTGCTTCGAAGCTTCGCCAATCTGACTCCCCAGCCGTGGGCCAATGGCGCCGGAACCACGACCGAGGTCGTCTCGTTCGAGGATTCGGCGTCGTTCTCGCCCGCGGGCACTGCGCCCTGGCGCCTCAGCGTCGCGAGCCTCGAGCGCGAGGGTGACTTCTCGCCACTACCGGGCGCGCAGCGGGTCTTTACACCGGTCGGCAGCTCGCTCGAACTCACGGTGAACGGCGTCGCTCATGAGGTTGCGGATGGCTCCTCGCTCGAGTTCTCTGGGGATGACGTGGTCAGGCTCACGAGGCTCGATCGGCCCTGCCATGCGGTGAACCTCATGGCCCGGGTGGATGCGGGTGGTCACGTTCCGAAGATCCGGTTCGTGGGTGCGCCGGGCCAGGGTGCGGATGCGGGGCCGGATGCGCTCGCGGTGCTGGCGCTCGGCGACCAGCACGGTTACGAGAAGTTTGACCTCATTGACACTTCCGGGCGTCAGGACTCTCGAATGGATCTGAGCTCCGCCGGGTTCGGAGTCGTCACGCTGGCGTAG
- a CDS encoding alpha/beta fold hydrolase, which produces MSAIPVEFLHGLGQSPSDWDAVIANLPEWLDPATTTIPSFSAPAHKPFSLDEAARWVLADVADRSEEPAVLVGLSLGSQVAIRAASLEPGLVAGLILSAPIARPPKAMLKLQRAMMSVLPEKVVAGKPIEEGGSGLTKEDVLAVLDTFTDFDIRPELYQIQCPTLVVVGGNDRMNHKSSGEVVESMQDADLQIIPGAGHEWNRTHPDQFAGVVTNWIRARFGEN; this is translated from the coding sequence ATGAGCGCTATTCCCGTCGAGTTCCTGCACGGCCTTGGTCAGTCGCCAAGTGACTGGGATGCGGTGATCGCGAACTTGCCCGAGTGGCTCGATCCCGCGACGACGACGATTCCGTCGTTCAGCGCGCCCGCGCACAAGCCGTTCTCGCTGGATGAGGCGGCGCGGTGGGTGCTCGCGGATGTCGCCGACCGCAGCGAGGAACCTGCGGTGCTCGTTGGGCTCTCGCTCGGAAGCCAGGTTGCGATTCGCGCCGCTTCGCTCGAGCCGGGGTTGGTGGCTGGCCTGATCTTGTCGGCGCCGATCGCGCGGCCGCCGAAGGCGATGCTGAAGCTGCAGCGCGCGATGATGAGCGTGCTGCCTGAGAAAGTTGTCGCGGGCAAGCCGATCGAGGAGGGCGGCTCCGGGCTCACGAAGGAGGACGTGCTCGCCGTGCTCGACACGTTCACCGACTTCGACATCCGCCCCGAGCTGTACCAGATTCAGTGCCCGACACTCGTGGTCGTCGGAGGCAATGACCGGATGAACCATAAGTCATCAGGTGAGGTCGTCGAGTCGATGCAGGATGCGGACCTGCAGATCATCCCCGGCGCTGGCCACGAGTGGAACAGGACGCATCCGGACCAGTTTGCGGGTGTCGTGACCAACTGGATCCGCGCGAGGTTCGGCGAAAACTAG
- a CDS encoding Hsp20/alpha crystallin family protein, protein MATSMDLFRDFDRFVNHLARPSTGLSMPMDLHRDGDKFVAKIDLPGVDPESIDIDVEDRSLTVRAERKAEKSAESGEGEQSQWVMRERSYGTYARQLSLGRGLDLSKIEADYADGVLTLTIPVAEESKPRKVQVRHSNGSAQVARRLLIYLGGLRRASVVPGAGV, encoded by the coding sequence ATGGCAACAAGCATGGACCTATTCCGTGATTTCGACCGATTTGTGAACCACCTGGCACGTCCGAGCACCGGACTCTCAATGCCGATGGACCTTCACCGAGACGGTGACAAGTTCGTCGCGAAGATCGACTTGCCGGGCGTCGACCCGGAAAGCATCGACATCGATGTCGAGGACCGATCGCTCACCGTCCGCGCAGAGCGCAAGGCGGAGAAGAGCGCCGAGTCTGGCGAAGGTGAGCAATCGCAGTGGGTGATGCGCGAGCGCAGCTACGGCACGTACGCCCGCCAACTGAGCCTTGGCCGCGGACTCGACCTGAGCAAGATCGAGGCCGACTACGCCGACGGCGTGCTGACGCTGACCATCCCGGTCGCCGAAGAATCGAAGCCCCGCAAGGTGCAGGTTCGTCACAGCAACGGCAGCGCGCAGGTCGCTAGGAGACTGCTGATTTATCTTGGCGGTTTAAGGCGCGCCTCTGTCGTTCCTGGCGCCGGTGTTTAA
- a CDS encoding CPBP family intramembrane glutamic endopeptidase codes for MNNNTARTVQTADTTDYMQTSQARFAPVEISTTGLPFHRLALANPRHRWWRPLLALLIAFIVYWFLTGLFGFGIGTIVGADPSIPLTETGFPDPNHPIGALFVFGQIALLLPAVAVGIWFGEGRSIGTLTSVAGRLRVRRLGVYLLIALATMGAAIAVATVVSLGTGDASPVISANSLGLLAVALLVAPVQASAEEYVFRALPQQVLGSWLKSPWWGILLPIPVFTLAHIYDAPGLLSVAVFAFAAGLLTWRTGGLEASIALHIVNNVFAVGLVAFGIGDLGASTTSLASAIASIAGTTLFTVAVLLHQRRRHRVAR; via the coding sequence ATGAACAACAACACTGCACGCACCGTCCAGACCGCCGACACCACCGACTACATGCAGACCTCGCAAGCTCGCTTCGCTCCCGTCGAGATTTCGACCACAGGCCTTCCCTTCCACCGACTCGCCCTTGCGAACCCGCGGCACCGCTGGTGGCGGCCGCTACTCGCGCTCCTCATTGCGTTCATCGTTTACTGGTTCCTAACCGGCCTCTTCGGTTTTGGTATCGGGACGATTGTTGGGGCCGACCCCTCGATTCCGCTCACGGAGACCGGCTTCCCGGACCCAAACCATCCCATCGGCGCGCTGTTCGTGTTCGGCCAGATCGCGCTCTTGCTGCCGGCCGTCGCCGTCGGAATCTGGTTCGGGGAAGGCCGTTCGATCGGTACCCTCACGTCGGTCGCGGGCAGGCTCCGCGTCCGACGCCTCGGGGTGTACTTGCTGATCGCGCTGGCCACGATGGGAGCTGCGATCGCCGTCGCAACCGTGGTGAGCCTCGGCACGGGCGACGCATCCCCGGTCATCAGCGCCAATTCCCTGGGCCTGCTGGCGGTGGCGCTCTTGGTCGCGCCGGTTCAGGCGTCCGCCGAAGAGTACGTGTTCCGCGCCCTGCCGCAACAGGTGCTCGGGTCATGGTTGAAGAGCCCGTGGTGGGGAATCTTGCTGCCCATCCCAGTCTTCACTCTCGCTCACATCTACGATGCCCCCGGCCTGCTGTCGGTCGCGGTCTTCGCCTTCGCAGCGGGCCTGCTCACCTGGCGCACCGGCGGCCTCGAGGCGTCGATTGCCCTGCACATCGTGAACAATGTGTTCGCCGTCGGCCTCGTCGCCTTTGGCATCGGAGACCTCGGGGCCTCAACGACGTCCCTGGCGAGCGCAATCGCCAGCATCGCCGGAACGACGCTCTTCACCGTCGCCGTTCTGCTGCATCAACGGCGTAGGCACCGCGTCGCACGGTAG
- a CDS encoding sensor histidine kinase, which yields MRAAIGMPSPRQLRRRTVSRATIATLILSALTVLAATLLLTVLRSVQDAPLRVVIVLASAVFQLALAMIASRARPEHPLGMLLAAFALVLVTVAAVRAEAHPILAGNWMLLYLPPALILLLAPDGRAASRRWGLVGWMLGVVAAAFMAFAALEPYLELSELAVMAIAGPLLLLYFALLAACAAAPLARYRAASESDRSRLRWVLVAGLSLPVTLLLCWASYLVFGVPDLVVYGLGFIALVIPAGATIAIARPELFDVDRAMIATLAAIIVASAGLAILTVAGVVIGRPMTAWGAIPAAVVSGLVAVAAAVAFPFVRRMLGRLFSPERARTLAALRRFASHVDSGDARPESVREVLRESLRDPGLEVGYRRLTDRALVLLDGTPAPKQTLVIGTSPGLDGAETKPTPVDLPIHARGEEIGAILPSRFHPLRTSGAIAREAAPFFEAIRMRAELSAANAELEASRRRLLTAEYAERQRLERDLHDGAQQRLVALGMQLRVLQRTAALPEPIADGIDVAVAQLSTAVAEIRQLAHGMRPVALDDGLGPALARLERDGQGVVELDVRADDLPDAVATTAYYVVNEAVTNALRHAEASRIRVMVRRSGDMLRVTVADNGRGGARLDDAHGLRGLADRVQTLGGELTLESRPGAGTTLAASIPCAS from the coding sequence ATGAGGGCAGCAATCGGGATGCCGTCACCGCGGCAACTGCGCCGGCGAACCGTGTCGAGGGCGACCATCGCGACGCTCATCCTCTCCGCCCTGACGGTGCTCGCGGCCACGCTGCTGCTCACGGTCTTGAGGTCGGTGCAGGATGCGCCGCTCCGGGTCGTGATCGTCCTCGCGTCCGCAGTATTCCAGCTCGCGCTCGCGATGATCGCGTCACGCGCGCGGCCGGAACACCCGCTCGGGATGCTCCTCGCCGCGTTCGCGCTCGTCCTGGTCACCGTCGCGGCAGTCCGCGCGGAGGCGCATCCGATTCTTGCCGGTAACTGGATGCTCTTGTATCTGCCGCCGGCGCTCATCCTCCTGCTCGCTCCCGACGGGCGCGCGGCGTCTCGCCGTTGGGGTTTGGTCGGCTGGATGCTCGGCGTCGTCGCAGCGGCTTTCATGGCGTTCGCGGCGTTGGAACCGTATCTGGAGCTCTCTGAACTGGCAGTGATGGCCATCGCCGGGCCGCTCCTCCTCTTGTACTTCGCACTGTTGGCCGCATGTGCTGCCGCTCCTCTCGCGCGTTACCGCGCGGCGAGCGAATCCGACCGATCCCGCCTGCGGTGGGTGCTCGTCGCAGGCCTCTCGCTTCCCGTCACCTTGCTGCTGTGCTGGGCCAGCTATCTCGTGTTCGGCGTCCCCGACCTCGTCGTGTACGGGCTCGGATTCATCGCGTTGGTGATCCCTGCTGGCGCAACGATCGCCATCGCCCGACCGGAGCTCTTCGACGTCGACCGTGCGATGATCGCCACGCTCGCGGCGATCATCGTGGCCTCGGCAGGACTTGCAATCCTCACGGTCGCGGGCGTCGTAATCGGCAGGCCAATGACCGCGTGGGGCGCGATTCCCGCCGCCGTCGTTTCGGGCCTCGTGGCGGTCGCGGCGGCAGTCGCCTTCCCGTTTGTTCGCCGGATGCTGGGCCGGCTCTTCTCCCCCGAGCGCGCTCGTACGCTCGCGGCCCTCCGACGATTCGCAAGTCACGTCGATTCCGGGGATGCGCGGCCCGAATCAGTGAGGGAAGTCCTACGCGAATCGCTCCGGGATCCGGGACTCGAAGTCGGATACCGCAGGCTCACCGATCGCGCGCTTGTGTTGCTCGACGGGACGCCAGCGCCCAAGCAGACACTTGTAATCGGAACGTCGCCCGGGCTTGATGGGGCGGAAACGAAGCCAACACCCGTCGACCTCCCTATCCACGCCCGAGGTGAGGAAATCGGCGCGATCCTGCCCTCGCGCTTCCACCCCCTGCGCACCTCGGGTGCGATCGCGCGCGAGGCCGCGCCGTTCTTCGAGGCGATCAGGATGCGCGCCGAGCTCTCCGCGGCGAATGCCGAACTCGAGGCCTCCCGCCGGCGGCTCCTCACCGCCGAGTACGCGGAGCGGCAGCGGCTCGAGCGCGACCTACACGATGGCGCGCAGCAGCGCCTGGTCGCGCTCGGGATGCAGCTGCGTGTGTTGCAGCGGACGGCCGCGTTGCCTGAGCCGATTGCCGACGGGATCGACGTGGCGGTCGCCCAGCTCAGCACGGCGGTTGCCGAAATCCGGCAGCTCGCGCACGGGATGCGCCCGGTCGCGCTCGATGACGGCCTCGGTCCGGCGCTCGCCAGACTCGAGCGTGACGGTCAGGGCGTTGTCGAGCTCGATGTCCGCGCGGACGACCTCCCGGATGCAGTAGCGACAACGGCCTATTACGTGGTGAATGAGGCCGTGACCAACGCGCTGCGGCACGCGGAGGCGTCGCGCATTCGTGTGATGGTCCGCCGGTCCGGCGACATGCTGCGGGTCACCGTCGCCGACAACGGTCGAGGCGGCGCACGCCTCGACGACGCGCACGGCCTGCGCGGGCTCGCCGACCGCGTGCAGACGCTCGGCGGCGAGCTCACCCTCGAGTCGCGGCCGGGCGCTGGCACGACACTGGCTGCGAGCATCCCGTGCGCGTCGTAA
- a CDS encoding DMT family transporter, producing the protein MTTQRRWLTPLLIVVTAIVGALTALQSRVNGSLAEYTGSALVASMISFGIGLILLLLFLVRKDTRAGFGRILRSIRMRELPWWGLLGGACGAFTILNQAWAVPYIGVAVFTTAIVVGQLFGASAIDHFGLVGAPKHRFTWLRGVGGALALAAVALVGMSGEVSWQTVWLSVLAIAAGFGIALQLGITGTVKHHAGEAVSPAVLNFTIGFVLLVVVTGIAALFGGVEFHGLPTDWWMYLGGPIGVLFILLVAVVARRLGVFVLSMTIVAGQLTGSLVLDLLEQRVTWMLLVGVPLAFVGILIAHLGARR; encoded by the coding sequence GTGACCACTCAACGCCGCTGGCTGACGCCGCTCCTCATTGTCGTAACCGCGATCGTCGGCGCGCTGACCGCGCTGCAGTCCCGGGTGAACGGGTCGCTCGCGGAGTACACCGGCAGCGCGCTCGTCGCGAGCATGATCTCGTTCGGGATCGGGCTCATCCTGCTGCTGCTTTTCCTCGTGCGGAAGGACACGCGCGCGGGCTTTGGCCGCATCCTGCGATCGATCAGGATGCGCGAGCTGCCCTGGTGGGGCTTGCTCGGCGGCGCGTGCGGCGCCTTCACAATTCTGAACCAGGCGTGGGCGGTGCCGTATATCGGGGTTGCGGTGTTCACGACGGCGATCGTGGTTGGTCAGCTCTTTGGTGCGTCGGCGATTGACCATTTCGGGCTCGTGGGGGCACCGAAGCATCGGTTCACCTGGCTGCGCGGGGTGGGCGGGGCGCTCGCACTCGCCGCCGTGGCGCTCGTGGGGATGAGCGGGGAGGTGTCGTGGCAGACGGTCTGGCTTTCGGTGCTTGCGATTGCCGCCGGATTTGGCATTGCGCTGCAGCTCGGAATCACGGGCACGGTGAAGCATCATGCGGGCGAGGCCGTGAGCCCTGCGGTGCTCAACTTCACAATCGGCTTCGTGCTCCTCGTTGTCGTGACGGGAATCGCGGCTCTCTTCGGCGGGGTCGAGTTCCACGGGCTGCCGACCGACTGGTGGATGTACCTCGGCGGGCCGATCGGCGTGCTGTTTATCTTGCTCGTGGCGGTGGTCGCGCGCAGGCTCGGGGTGTTTGTGCTCTCTATGACGATCGTCGCGGGACAGCTCACGGGCTCGCTCGTGCTCGACTTGCTCGAGCAGCGCGTGACGTGGATGCTGTTGGTCGGCGTGCCGCTGGCGTTCGTCGGGATCCTGATTGCCCACCTCGGGGCGCGGCGCTAG
- a CDS encoding 2,3-butanediol dehydrogenase: MKAARYYGKEDIRIEDIPEMPVEPGTVGIDVAWCGICGTDLHEYTDGNNFVPEHGHPHPISGESAPVTLGHEFSGVVYEVGEGVDDIEVGDHVVVEPYIIHDDVDTSENNPVYQLSDDMNFIGLGGRGGGLAEKIAVKRRWVHKISKDVPLDQAAVIEPLSVAVHAVSRAEPQAGQVAVVGGGGPIGLLTSAVLKAKGVTVVMSELSELRREKALSSGAVDYAFNPVETNVVEEVMKLTDGKGADLAFEATSVSVVMDTLMDALRPRGVLVVVSIWSKKHEFDMHKLVMKELDVRGTIAYANNHPETIELVESGKINVEPFITGRIGLEGLVDEGFDTLINHNETAVKILVSPSGKGL; this comes from the coding sequence ATGAAGGCAGCCCGTTATTACGGCAAGGAAGACATCCGCATCGAAGACATCCCCGAGATGCCCGTTGAGCCCGGCACCGTCGGCATCGACGTCGCCTGGTGCGGTATCTGCGGCACCGACCTCCACGAGTACACCGACGGCAATAACTTCGTTCCCGAGCACGGCCACCCGCACCCCATCTCCGGCGAGTCGGCACCCGTCACCCTCGGTCACGAGTTCTCGGGCGTCGTCTACGAGGTCGGCGAGGGCGTCGACGACATTGAGGTCGGCGACCACGTTGTCGTCGAGCCGTACATCATCCACGACGACGTCGACACTTCCGAGAACAACCCCGTCTACCAGCTCTCGGACGACATGAACTTCATCGGCCTCGGTGGCCGCGGTGGTGGCCTCGCCGAGAAGATCGCCGTGAAGCGTCGCTGGGTCCACAAGATCTCGAAGGATGTGCCCCTCGACCAGGCTGCCGTCATCGAGCCGCTCTCCGTCGCCGTGCACGCCGTGAGCCGCGCCGAGCCCCAGGCGGGCCAGGTTGCGGTCGTCGGTGGTGGCGGCCCGATCGGCCTCCTCACCTCCGCGGTGCTGAAGGCTAAGGGCGTGACCGTCGTCATGTCGGAGCTCAGCGAACTCCGCCGCGAGAAGGCACTCAGCTCGGGCGCGGTCGACTACGCGTTCAACCCCGTTGAGACCAACGTCGTCGAAGAGGTCATGAAGCTCACCGACGGCAAGGGCGCCGACCTCGCGTTCGAGGCCACCAGCGTCTCGGTCGTGATGGACACCCTCATGGATGCGCTCCGCCCCCGCGGCGTGCTGGTCGTCGTGTCGATCTGGAGCAAGAAGCACGAGTTCGACATGCACAAGCTCGTCATGAAGGAACTCGACGTGCGCGGCACCATCGCGTACGCGAACAACCACCCCGAGACAATCGAGCTCGTCGAGTCCGGCAAGATCAACGTCGAGCCGTTCATCACCGGCCGCATCGGCCTCGAGGGCCTCGTCGACGAAGGCTTCGACACCCTCATCAACCACAATGAGACCGCGGTCAAAATCCTCGTCTCTCCATCAGGCAAGGGCCTCTAG
- a CDS encoding CoA-acylating methylmalonate-semialdehyde dehydrogenase — protein sequence MSDVATTVTTVGHWINGAEVAPADARTSPVYDPALGVETKRVVLAEQTDADEAVAAAHTAYLQWRDVSLARRTTILFKFRELLNERKGELAEIITSEHGKVLDDALGEISRAQEVVEYACGITTHLRGHFSEQVSTGFDIHSMQQPIGVAAIISPFNFPAMVPGWFFPIAIAAGNAVVVKPSEKDPTAANWFAALWQEAGLPDGVFNVLHGDKVAVDALLTHPDVASISFVGSTPIAKYVYETGTAHGKRVQALGGAKNHMLVLPDADLDLVADSAINAGFGSAGERCMAISVVVAVEPVADGLIEKVVERMGKLRVGDGRRGCDMGPLVTKQHRDKVAGYIDVAIEDGADVVVDGRGIEVDGEADGFWLGPTLIDRVPVTSRVYTEEIFGPVLAVVRVASYEEGVELINNGAFGNGTAIFTNDGGAARRFQNEIEVGMVGINVPIPVPIASYSFGGWKDSMFGDTKAHGAEGVKFFTRQKAITTRWLDPSHGGINLGFPQTD from the coding sequence ATGAGCGACGTAGCAACCACCGTGACCACCGTCGGCCACTGGATCAACGGCGCCGAAGTCGCGCCCGCCGACGCCCGCACCTCGCCCGTCTACGACCCCGCGCTGGGTGTCGAGACCAAGCGCGTCGTGCTCGCCGAGCAGACTGACGCCGACGAAGCGGTTGCCGCGGCACACACCGCCTACCTGCAGTGGCGCGACGTCTCCCTCGCCCGCCGCACCACGATCCTGTTCAAGTTCCGTGAGCTGCTCAACGAGCGCAAGGGCGAGCTCGCCGAGATCATCACCTCCGAACACGGCAAGGTCCTCGACGACGCGCTCGGCGAGATCTCCCGCGCCCAGGAAGTCGTTGAGTACGCGTGTGGCATCACGACCCACCTACGCGGCCACTTCTCCGAGCAGGTCTCGACCGGGTTCGACATCCACTCGATGCAGCAGCCGATCGGTGTCGCGGCGATCATCTCCCCGTTCAATTTCCCCGCGATGGTGCCCGGCTGGTTCTTCCCGATCGCGATCGCGGCCGGTAACGCGGTCGTCGTGAAGCCCTCCGAGAAGGACCCGACCGCCGCGAACTGGTTCGCCGCGCTCTGGCAGGAAGCGGGCCTGCCCGATGGCGTGTTCAACGTCCTCCACGGCGACAAGGTCGCGGTGGATGCGCTCCTCACCCACCCCGACGTCGCCTCGATCTCGTTCGTGGGGTCGACCCCGATCGCGAAGTACGTGTACGAGACCGGCACCGCGCACGGCAAGCGCGTGCAGGCACTCGGCGGCGCGAAGAACCACATGCTCGTCCTCCCCGACGCGGACCTCGACCTCGTCGCGGACTCGGCCATCAACGCGGGCTTCGGCTCTGCCGGTGAGCGCTGCATGGCGATCTCGGTCGTCGTCGCGGTCGAGCCGGTCGCGGATGGGCTGATCGAAAAGGTCGTCGAGCGGATGGGCAAGCTGCGCGTCGGCGACGGCCGTCGCGGCTGCGACATGGGCCCACTCGTGACGAAGCAGCACCGCGACAAGGTCGCCGGCTACATCGACGTCGCGATCGAAGACGGCGCCGACGTGGTCGTGGATGGTCGTGGCATCGAGGTCGACGGCGAGGCCGACGGTTTCTGGCTCGGCCCGACGCTGATCGACCGCGTACCCGTCACCTCGCGCGTCTACACCGAGGAGATCTTCGGCCCAGTACTCGCAGTGGTCCGCGTCGCGTCGTACGAGGAAGGCGTCGAGCTCATCAATAACGGCGCGTTCGGTAACGGCACCGCGATCTTCACGAACGACGGCGGCGCGGCCCGCCGCTTCCAGAACGAGATCGAGGTCGGCATGGTCGGCATCAACGTGCCGATCCCCGTACCGATCGCGAGCTACTCCTTCGGCGGCTGGAAGGACTCGATGTTCGGCGACACCAAGGCACACGGTGCCGAGGGCGTGAAGTTCTTCACCCGCCAGAAGGCGATCACCACCCGCTGGCTCGACCCGAGCCACGGCGGCATCAACCTCGGCTTCCCACAGACCGACTAG
- a CDS encoding IS1182 family transposase — MQGRDDGQRQLLDVGAFAGHMLPVGSVFAFLAEHRHELFPDDAFADLFPSGRGRPSTPADVIASVMVLQTLHSLSDRETAEAVTFDLRWKAACGFGLTETSFHPTVLTYWRRRLAASTRPHRIFEAVAEVIARSGALSGRKRRALDSTILDDAVARQDTVTQLVAQIRRVGREIPGADTIVAGLPGHDYAQPGKPDIAWDDKAARDDLVSRLVTDALALLAAIDTTMLTEPQQETVALLALVAGQDVEPAEGSDGTDGRWRIARKVAPDRVISTVDPDTRHAHKSREKKQDGFKAHIAIEPDTGLVTAAALTKASGAQNSDAVRGVELVAADTSIGSDMVEVLGDSAYGSGDLLAQVTAAGHVPIIKPMPLSRAVPGGFTIDDFTIDEANRAVICPAGITRSITSKRTVTFGAACAGCPLRAQCTTAARGRKMVLHPQQEIQREHRARALHPDFQSVYRQHRPMVERSIAWMTRGARRVPYRGVVKNNAWWLNRAAGINLKRLLTLGLSSQNGVWVLG, encoded by the coding sequence ATGCAGGGTCGTGATGATGGTCAGCGTCAGTTGTTGGATGTCGGTGCGTTCGCCGGTCACATGTTGCCGGTTGGGTCGGTGTTCGCGTTCCTGGCCGAGCACCGGCACGAGTTGTTCCCCGATGACGCGTTCGCGGACTTGTTTCCCTCGGGCCGTGGACGCCCGTCGACGCCGGCGGACGTGATCGCTTCGGTGATGGTGTTGCAGACGTTGCACTCGTTGTCGGACCGGGAGACAGCGGAAGCAGTGACGTTTGATTTGCGTTGGAAAGCGGCGTGTGGTTTCGGATTGACGGAAACGTCGTTCCATCCGACGGTGTTGACCTATTGGCGCCGCCGCCTGGCCGCGAGCACACGCCCGCACCGTATTTTCGAGGCGGTGGCTGAGGTCATTGCGCGGTCTGGGGCGCTCTCTGGTCGTAAGCGTCGGGCGTTGGACTCGACGATTCTGGATGATGCCGTTGCCCGCCAGGACACGGTGACGCAGTTGGTTGCGCAGATCCGGCGGGTCGGTCGGGAGATCCCGGGAGCCGATACGATCGTGGCCGGTCTGCCTGGCCATGACTATGCCCAGCCGGGGAAACCCGACATCGCTTGGGATGACAAAGCGGCCAGGGACGACCTTGTCTCCCGACTCGTAACCGACGCGCTGGCATTGCTCGCGGCGATCGACACGACCATGCTGACGGAGCCGCAGCAGGAGACGGTCGCGCTCCTCGCTCTCGTCGCAGGTCAAGACGTTGAACCGGCCGAGGGATCGGACGGCACGGACGGGCGCTGGCGGATCGCCCGGAAGGTCGCACCCGACAGGGTGATCTCGACCGTTGACCCCGACACTCGCCACGCACACAAGAGCCGGGAGAAGAAACAAGACGGCTTCAAAGCCCACATTGCGATCGAGCCCGACACCGGCCTGGTGACCGCGGCCGCGTTGACGAAAGCATCGGGGGCGCAGAACAGTGACGCGGTCCGCGGCGTCGAGCTCGTGGCCGCGGACACCAGCATTGGATCTGACATGGTGGAGGTCCTCGGCGATTCTGCTTATGGCAGTGGTGACCTCCTCGCGCAGGTCACCGCTGCTGGGCATGTTCCGATCATCAAGCCGATGCCGTTGAGCAGAGCCGTCCCGGGCGGGTTCACCATTGATGACTTCACCATCGACGAGGCCAACCGCGCCGTCATTTGCCCGGCGGGAATCACTCGATCGATCACCTCAAAACGCACGGTCACTTTCGGGGCGGCTTGCGCGGGTTGCCCGCTGAGAGCCCAGTGCACGACCGCCGCCCGCGGCCGCAAAATGGTGTTGCATCCACAGCAAGAAATTCAACGTGAACACCGGGCGCGCGCCCTGCATCCTGACTTTCAATCCGTCTATCGACAACACAGGCCCATGGTTGAACGCTCGATCGCGTGGATGACACGCGGGGCCCGCCGGGTTCCTTACCGGGGTGTTGTGAAGAACAACGCCTGGTGGCTGAACCGGGCGGCTGGTATCAACCTCAAACGGCTCCTCACTCTCGGCTTGAGTAGTCAGAACGGGGTCTGGGTTCTTGGATAA
- a CDS encoding addiction module protein — translation MPTGLGDSIAEGKNLSADEREIAAIALLQINEAEQPNVDAEWDDEINSRVDDILSGKIELVDCDETLRMIREELAARRK, via the coding sequence ATGCCTACAGGGCTTGGCGACTCCATCGCTGAAGGGAAGAATCTCTCGGCCGATGAGCGAGAAATCGCAGCGATCGCACTCCTGCAAATCAACGAAGCTGAGCAGCCCAATGTCGATGCCGAATGGGACGACGAGATCAACAGTCGTGTTGACGACATCTTGTCCGGCAAAATAGAGCTCGTCGACTGCGACGAAACCCTTCGCATGATCCGGGAAGAACTGGCAGCGCGACGCAAGTGA